In one Cygnus atratus isolate AKBS03 ecotype Queensland, Australia chromosome 14, CAtr_DNAZoo_HiC_assembly, whole genome shotgun sequence genomic region, the following are encoded:
- the LOC118254526 gene encoding serine protease inhibitor Kazal-type 6-like has product MKATGTLVLLSLLLLSFFSDVAAQDIEEICKEFVNRSVYCTRESNPHCGTDGVTYGNKCAFCKAVLRSGGKIRLKHMGKC; this is encoded by the exons ATGAAGGCAACAGGCACCTTAGTGCTTCTcagcctgctgcttctgtctttcttctcGG ATGTAGCAGCTCAAGACATTGAAGAG ATTTGTAAAGAGTTTGTAAACAGGAGCGTGTACTGCACGAGGGAGTCCAACCCTCACTGTGGCACGGATGGCGTAACGTATGGGAACAAGTGCGCCTTCTGCAAGGCAGTTCT GAGGAGTGGAGGGAAAATAAGGTTGAAGCACATGGGGAAATGCTGA
- the LOC118254496 gene encoding double-headed protease inhibitor, submandibular gland-like has translation MKTTRAAALLGLLFLVCFSDIVSGQRWASCGVYRMSDGNNLACPRDFQPVCGTDNVTYPNECSLCREIFRNRVIDKKHDGRCIKVDCTGYMRTTGGRESLCTRHYNPFCATNGVTYSNKCSFCTAVANGEDIDLFMPGKCPKIDCSGFKSTDVYCTAEYMPLCGSDGRTYGNKCHFCIAVLKSRGSLTLKHHGKC, from the exons ATGAAGACAACAAGAGCTGCTGCCCTTCTTGGGCTACTGTTTCTCGTGTGCTTTTCTG ATATTGTTTCTGGTCAACGATGG GCCTCCTGCGGCGTGTACCGGATGTCGGATGGGAACAATCTTGCCTGTCCCAGGGACTTCCAGCCGGTCTGTGGCACCGATAACGTGACGTACCCCAACGAGTGCTCGCTCTGCAGAGAAATCTT TCGTAACAGAGTGATTGACAAAAAGCATGATGGAAGATGCATAAAG GTTGATTGCACTGGCTACATGAGAACAACGGGTGGTCGGGAGTCTCTCTGCACCCGGCATTACAACCCATTCTGTGCCACTAACGGGGTTACCTACAGCAACAAGTGCAGCTTCTGCACGGCGGTGGC GAATGGAGAGGACATCGACCTGTTCATGCCTGGAAAATGCCCCAAG ATTGACTGCAGTGGATTCAAGAGCACCGATGTCTACTGCACTGCTGAGTACATGCCCCTCTGCGGCTCTGACGGCAGAACGTATGGAAACAAATGCCACTTCTGTATCGCAGTTCT gAAGAGCCGGGGATCCCTGACCCTCAAGCACCATGGTAAATGCTGA